The following is a genomic window from Pedobacter sp. KBS0701.
AAACAATCAGATCAATGAATAGCTCCCTTTCTATTTTCCGTAAAGTAGCCGTAGCAGAAGGAATATCGTACCTGCTTTTACTATTTGTAGCCATGCCATTAAAATACTTCGCCGGATTACCTTTGTATGTAAAGTATACCGGATGGGCACATGGCCTGTTATTTGTATTATATGCTGCTACCTTAATTTTGGCCTGGCAAGAGCAAAAATGGAAGTTTGGTAAAACTGTTTTGATTTTTTTAGCATCACTTTTACCATTTATGCCCTTTGTGGTTGATCGGAAATTAAAAGACGAAAGGCCAAAATAATTGTTTCTCAATGAGTTAAAATTAATTGAAAATAATTTTGTGATTTAGGCTTTCGTTATCTACATTTGCAACCCCGTCCAATACGAATGCCCGGATGGCGGAATTGGTAGACGCGCTGGTCTCAAACACCTGTGGGAAACCGTGCCGGTTCGACTCCGGCTCCGGGTACAACTGGGCCCAAGCCCAAAACCTTAAAGGGTTGCTCTTTAAAAAGCAACCCTTTTTGTTTGACCTTCAGCATGTTATCGTTGGGTCAATAAAAGCTGTTCCAAACATATCTCACCCTATACCAGATTATCTTTGCCCCTCTTGTTGGGCATCTCAGCAAAAATGTATTAGTACGATAGAAGTGTAGAGTTTTTCTGCCATGAACCATATCTCTCACCGCATATAGGAAAAAGATTATCTGAAGTGTTGTTTACCTATTGTTAAGTCTATGTCAAAAGCAGTGTGTTATGATCAGAACGATATCAAAGTTGAGACGAATCGACAAAATATTGAACAGATAATAAAATCACTATTTCTTTACTTTGATTTCAATTAACCAAATAACAAACCTTACTGCAATTTCTTCAACAGGCAACACCATGCTTTTTGCAGTGTCAAATTTTATTATGAGAAAACAGATATTTATTTCAGACAGCTGATCATCAGTGCCGTATCAAAAATCAACTAACCAGGGAAATTAAAACTAAATTTATATGATGCTCAATAATTACTCATCTGTTCCGAATATATTTCTTGTACTACCGGCCGTATCAGAACTACACTAATGCGCAAGGAATAAAACCTGTGTCATTTACGGTTTACAAACAATTTTCTGAAATCATCGCTGAGTCGGCGCAACATTAGCTGTAGCTTTTTACAGCGATGTGGTTGGCATTTAATGTTTTTGTATTCCATTAAATATTGTTTTACCGTAAAAACGTTTTAGTGTTTTTGGGTATCCAGCTTAAAGTTAGCAATCATTTTTACGCAATAAGGGTTGGTTTGGCCGATACCTGCAACCGGCATTACGTTTATAAGGCCGAAAGGGAATTCCTTTGTCCAAAATTTGGGAGTGTTTTTGCTTGCTTCCTGTAGTACCATAACAGCCTGTTAAAAATCCCCGGGTTCTAAAGAATACCATTGGTTTATAACGTACAACCAGTGGGTAACAGTTAAAATCATGTAATCCGGGCCAGAACCGGAAAA
Proteins encoded in this region:
- a CDS encoding DUF3817 domain-containing protein, giving the protein MNSSLSIFRKVAVAEGISYLLLLFVAMPLKYFAGLPLYVKYTGWAHGLLFVLYAATLILAWQEQKWKFGKTVLIFLASLLPFMPFVVDRKLKDERPK